Proteins from one Gossypium raimondii isolate GPD5lz chromosome 8, ASM2569854v1, whole genome shotgun sequence genomic window:
- the LOC105790516 gene encoding uncharacterized protein LOC105790516 — protein MAFHFPIRAQSARNSAIYAERITEEPPPQINNKHSQTTVTLMYQTNMAGYWRNVTITWCKNVMNYSLNIMVNNTEGDNVHSTCKIELKPWHFWSRKGYKSFEVEGKPVDVYWDLCSAKFTSGPEPVSDYYVALVSDEEVVLLLGDYRKKAYKRTKSRPALVEPVLFYKKENVFAKKSFATRAKFYQKRKEHDIVVESSTTGLKDPEMWISMDGVVLIHVKNLQWKFRGNQTVLVDKQPVQVMWDVHDWFFSSPGTGHGLFIFKPIPAELADCSDKEGSSHGGDSDTSTGSLYYSTRSPTVTTAEFSLFLYAWKIE, from the coding sequence ATGGCGTTTCATTTCCCCATTAGAGCTCAATCAGCTCGAAATTCCGCCATTTATGCAGAGAGAATAACCGAAGAACCTCCCCCTCAAATAAACAACAAACACTCACAAACCACCGTCACGTTGATGTACCAAACCAACATGGCTGGCTATTGGCGTAACGTTACCATCACTTGGTGCAAGAACGTCATGAACTATTCTCTCAACATCATGGTGAACAACACGGAAGGCGACAACGTCCATTCAACTTGTAAGATCGAGCTTAAACCATGGCATTTTTGGAGCAGAAAAGGGTACAAATCATTTGAGGTTGAAGGCAAACCAGTTGATGTTTATTGGGATCTTTGTTCAGCCAAATTCACAAGTGGCCCCGAACCAGTTTCGGATTACTACGTTGCCTTAGTTTCCGATGAAGAAGTTGTTTTATTACTAGGAGATTACCGTAAAAAAGCTTACAAAAGAACCAAATCAAGGCCAGCTTTGGTTGAACCAGTACtattttacaaaaaagaaaacgtTTTCGCCAAGAAAAGCTTTGCGACGAGAGCTAAGTTCTACCAGAAAAGGAAAGAACACGACATCGTCGTCGAGAGCTCGACGACAGGACTAAAAGATCCCGAAATGTGGATTAGTATGGACGGGGTTGTTTTAATTCATGTGAAGAATTTGCAGTGGAAGTTTCGAGGGAACCAAACGGTTCTTGTCGATAAACAACCGGTTCAAGTGATGTGGGATGTTCATGATTGGTTTTTTAGTAGCCCTGGAACTGGGCATGGATTGTTTATATTTAAACCCATACCGGCTGAATTAGCCGATTGTAGTGATAAAGAAGGAAGTAGCCATGGCGGTGACAGTGATACCAGTACTGGAAGCTTGTATTATTCGACGAGAAGCCCTACAGTGACGACGGCGGAATTCAGCTTGTTTCTTTATGCATGGAAGATTGAgtga